ACCTCCTCGATCCGCTCCGCATGACGTGTGAACTCAGCTGCCTGGACGAACATGACTCGCTCTGTACGGGTAGACATGCGCTGATCCCACCACCGCGCAGGACACTCGATCAAACAACCCTGCACCACACGCGCCACAACCCATGGTTGTGGAAGTAGGGTGCAAGCGTGGATGTTGAAGCGCTGCGGACGTTCATGACCGTCGCCGAGACCGGCCAGTTCCAGGCTGCGGCCGACGAGTTGGGGATCAGCCAGCAGGCGGTGTCCAAGCGGATCGCGGCCCTGGAGAGGCACATCGAGGTCAGGCTCCTGGTGCGGACCTCCCGAGGCTCGCGGCTGAGCCTGGACGGGCAGGTCTTCCTGCCGCACGCCAAGAAGGTCCTGGCGGCCGTCGAGCAGGCCGAGCAGGCCGTGCGCCCCGGTAGCCGCCCCTTGCGCGTCGATGTCCTCAATCGGCGCATCTCCCCGGCCCAGGCCGTCTACCGGTTCTACCGCTCCCACCCCGGGACGGACCTGGACGCGGTCACACTGAGCAGGGAGAACGCCGCCGAGGCCGCCCAGGCGGTGCTCGAAGGGACCGTCGACGCGTCCTTCCGTGCTCTACCAACAGACCAGATCCCGGCCGGGATCAGCGCCGAACGACTCCTGGACGCACCCGTGGAGCTCCTGGTCGGACCCGGCCACCCGCTGGCCGGCGCGCCCTGGGTCAGCCCTGCGGACCTGGCCGGCCACCGCATCTGGATCCCCGGGATCAGGCCGGGCACGGAGTGGGCGGCGTTCTATCAGGCGCTGTCCGAGGCCTTCGGCCTGAGCATCGACGCGCTCGGCCCCCACTTCGGTGACGAGGTCCTGATGGACGCGCTGGCCGACTCGGCCTCACTGGCCACCCTCATCGGCAGCGGGGACCGATACCTGTGGCCCCAGTCCCACGACCTACGGCGCATCCCGTTGCACGACCCGACCCCGGTCTACCCGCACATGCTGCTGTTCCGCAGCGGAGACCAGCACCCCGTGCTGACCGCGCTGCGCGACCACCTGCGCACCGCAGGCCGGCGAACCCCGCACGACGTGTGGGCACCGGACTGGGTAGAGCGCTGACTAGACGACCGAATTAACGGACACGCCTCAGCCCTCGATCAGGGTCCCCGGTGGGATCTCCGCGTCCTTCGCCTTGTCGCCCGGCTGCAACTGGCCGTCGTAGCGGCCTTGACGCCAGACCAGCTTCTTGAACTGCTCCGGGGTGAGCACACCCCGCCACGGGGTGCCGCCCAGGCAGAACACGCCCTCACAGCCGTAGCAGTAGTGCGCCGGCAGCCAGAACTCGTTGGCCAGCATCTCGCCGGACGTCTCGGCGTCCTTCTCCCGGCCGTCGTCGCGCACCACCGCGAGCGTGGCGGCGAAGATGAGCAGCCCGAGGACCACACCGCCGAGCGTGTACAGCTGGTTGCCCTTCTCGACGCCCATGTAGGCCAGACCGCCGCCGAGCGTGAGGCTCAGGAGGAGCCCCTCGACGAAGTGGATGCAGCCGTCGCCGCTCTTCTCCGGGCCCTTCGCCAGGCGGGTACCGAGGCTCTTGGTCAGGGCGCCCTTGCCGGACCACGCCTGTTCGACCGTCCGTACCTCAACTCCACCGCAGCGCGGGCACATCGGCATCGGCGGTTGCGGCCTTTCCTCCGTTGTCATGTGCAGAACGCTATCCGGTGCGGGTGGCGGCGCTGACGGCGGGCAGGCAACAGCTCTCCCTCATTCGTCTGGCAGGAGTGGATTTGTGGATTCCCGTCCGTCGTTGCGGGTGCCGCTCCTACGCTCCGGCCCATGATGGATCCCGAGGTGTTGGAACGGATCGTCGCGCAGCGTGCGGAGCTGGACGGACTCGAAGAGCAGCTGGTCGAGCAGCTGTCGGAGGTACGAGCTGAGCCCGATGAGCTGGCCGTGGCCGAGCGGGTGTGGCAGCGGATGAGCGAGCAGCTCGCCGACGAGCGCGCGGAGGCAGGGTCGCCGGTGGTCCAGGTGGCGGGTCGGGCGGTGCGGCTAGTTCCCGACGGTGGGCCGGGGGTGGCTGAGTCCGCACTGTCGGCGGAGTATCAGCGCATCCTGCGCGCGGTGCGGCAGGCCGTCGGCCCGGTCTCCACCCGGCAGATCGGCGAGGTGCTGGACTTGGACACCGAGGTACGGGGCAAGCTGGAGCCGTTGCGCGGGAAGCTCACGAAGCTGGCCGACCGTGGCTGGCTGCACAAACATCCCGACGGGAAGTTCACCGCCCGCCCGTGACCGATCCGCACGGCGATCGGGGTGTAACCAAGCTGCCCCCGACGGCTGTTGGAATTGTGTGACGAAAACCAAAGAGCACGCCGGGGACACCGTGTCCCTGGTCGACCAGTGCCGCCTGCCGCTGTCCCCGCACACCGTGCACTACCTCGCCGACCTGCTGCGACGCCATCTCAAAGCGATACGGTCGAGGTGGCGGGCGCTGCCGCCGGGGAGGATCGCGACCATCGTCTTGGCCGTGCTGCGGCACGATCAGCGCCTGGCCGACATGGCTGGCGGCAACGACATCTCCGCCACCACCATCCGGCGCTGGCGCGACGAGCTGATCCACCTGCTGGTCGCGAAGGCCCCTCGCCTGGACCGCGCCCTGAAGACGATCGCCAAGCGGGGCGGCGAGGTCGTCCTGATCGACGGCACCCTCAACCCCACCCAGCGCCGCGCCGGCAAGGCGAACCGCCTGAACTACTCCGGCAAACATCGCCGCCACGGCCTGCACGTGATCGCGCTGACCGACGAGCGCGGCCGTCTGGTGTGGATACCGGCCGCCCGGCCCGGCCGCACCCACGACATACCGCCGCCCGCCGCGACCAGATCCTGGCCCACTTGCGTGAGGCCGCCCTCGGCACCCTGGCCGACCTCGGCTTTATCTGCCTGAACGACGAGGGGGACGATCCCATGGTCGTCACCGGCTTCAAGGCCACCCGCGCCCGCAGGCTCGCACCGACCGAGAAGGAGGCTCCCAGGCGATCCCGGAGTGGAGCGCGAACGGGATGCGCTGGAACACCATCCGATCCGGGGTGGTCCAACGACCTCGGAGATCACTTCGTTAGGGCTTCTCAGGCGTCTTGGCCATGGCCGCGACCAGCGCTGCAAGGAGCAGGACGCCCGCCGACCACCAGGCCGCGACGGTAAAGCCGTGCACCATACCCTCGCCCAGGCCCCGGCTCCGGGACGGGTGGGCGTCGATGTAGCGGGTGGCGGCGGACGACGCGATCGTGTTCAACAGGACGGTGCCCAGGGAGCCGCCGATCTGCTGGAAGGTGGAGACGGTCGCGGACGTCACTCCGGCGTCCTTCGGGGCGACCCCGGCGGTCGCCGTCGCATAGACCGGCATGAACGTCAGTCCCATGCCCAGGCCGAGCAGCACCAGCGCGGGCAGCACCCCGGTGGTGTAGGCGGAGTCCACACTCAGGCGGGTCAGGAGCAGCATGCCGACGGCCGCGAGGAGCATGCCGGGAGCCATCAGGTTGCGGGGGGCGGTGTGGGGCAGGAGCCGGGCGGCGATCTGCGTCGCGCCGATGACGATCGTGACGGACATCGGCAGGAACGCCAGTCCGGTCCGTAGGGGTGAGTAGTCGAGGATGGCCTGGAGGTAGTAGGTCAGGAACAGGAAGGCGCCGAACATGGCGACGGTGGCCAGGCCCATCGTCGCGAGCGCCGCCGCACGGGTTCTGTCCCTGACGATGTGCAGCGGCAGCATCGGATGCTTGGCGTGGGACTGCCACCACACGAAGACGGCGAGCAGGACCACACCGGTCGCGAACAGGGTCAGGACCAACGGGTCGGCCCAGCCTGCGGATTCGGCGTCGCTGGAGCCGTAGACGATCGCCACGAGCCCGCCGGAGGCGAGCAGCGCGCCGGGGATGTCGAGGCGCACTCCGCGCTGTCCGGGGCTGTCCTTGAGGAGGGCCAGCGCGCCGCCGAGGGCGGCCAGCGCGATGGGGACGTTGACGTACAGGCACCAGCGCCAGGTCGCGTACTCGGTGAGCAGGCCGCCCACCAGCAGCCCGATGGCGCTGCCGCCCCCGGCGAGCGCGCCGTAGATCCCGAACGCTCTGCCGCGCTCGGCGGGGTCGGTGAACGTCGTCGTCAGCAGTGACAGTGCGGAGGGGGCCAGGACGGCCGCGCAGGCCCCTTGCAGGGCCCGCGCCGCGAACAGCGTCCCGGGGCCGTCGGCCGCACCGCCGAGCGCGGAGGCGGCGGCAAATCCGATCAGCCCGATCATGAAGGTGCGTTTGCGGCCGACCAGATCGGCGATCCGGCCGCCGAGGAGGAGCAGGCCGCCGAAGGCCAGTGAGTATGCGGTGATCACCCACTGCCGGTTCGCATCCGACATGCCCAGTCCATCCTGGACGGAGGGCAAGGCGATGTTCACGATCGTGCCATCGAGAATCACCATGAGCTGGGCGCCTGCGATGACGGCGAGGGCCCACCACCGCTTCGGATCGGGCAACTCGGTCGCGTTCGCGGTGGTGAGGGGGACCGGCAGGGGCACGGTGCCCCCGGGGGAGGACTTCTTGGTCAAGGCGATCACATTCTGTGTCGGAGGTGTAGGAGCAGACGCGCGGTCCTACACCCCGGGACGCGACACGAGGGATCGCGAGAGCAGCGGACACCACCATGAGGTGCCGCAAGGGGGAGAGTCCTACCGCGCGCCGAACGGGGGCACACGGCCGGGGGCAACTATGGCCGCAACACTCGTTGTGCAGTTCCAGTCCATGTTTCCCACCTCCTCCCGGCCGGGCACGCGGTACGCATCGACGCCGAACGCGCCGAATGGTGCGGCGGGGGCCCGCCGCACATGACCTCCGACAGAGTAGGTCAGCAAGCCGGGGACGCAAACGGATTTACCCAGGGCGGTACGGGCTCCTCACGCTTCGACAACAAACACCCGGAACAGCGTCACCGCCTATAACCGCACGTTGACCAATACCCCGGAGACCGTCAGCGCCGCACCCGGGGCAGCCCTATCCGCGTCGTCGTCGAACACCCGGCCCAGGGCCGCCTGGTGGTCGCCGTCGTGGACACCTCACACGACCTGCCGTGCATGGGCACCCCGCACGCCGAGGAACGTAGTGGCCGCGGACTGCTGCTGGTGGACGCACTCAGCCAGCATGGAGGCGGCACCCGCCTGGGGCCGGACGTGAAACGGGGAAACGGGTCTGGGCACAGCTGGAAATCAAACCGCGCGTGGGCGACGAAGCCGAGTACGCGCCCCACTGCCGGGCCGTCCTCGCCGACTTCCACGAAGGGGTGCCGATCCTGCGCGGGCCGGGCGGTCTGGAGGGGGCGGCCGCCGACCCCGACCGCCTGCGGGTGTCCCGCACCCGCGCCGCACGCAGCACCGCGGGCGAACTGTGACGAGGTGCCAGACGGCCGACTCCACCCCCGGAGGGTCAGGTCAGGTCGAGGAAGCTCCACCGGGCGTCCGGGCGGGCACCGCTCAGCCACTTGCCGCAGTTCTGGAGCACGACCGGACTGGAAGTGATGTGCTGCGCGCCCGTCCCCAGGTCGCGCAGGAAGCGGTCGACCGGGCCGCGGCGGATCGCCGCCGATCCGGCCCAGCGGTGGACGGTGCGACCCACCTCGCACACGGTCGAGGTCGTATGGTTCAGGACGAGACGGATGAGAGTGTCCTGCTCCGTGCTCGGCAAACCGCCCTGGTCCAGGGTCTGTTCGATGTCCCGCCAGACGTCGTTCATCCAGGCTCGGGCGGCCCGCAGCCCGGCCTCCGCCGTCGCGTACTCGGCGTGGAAGTGGGAGGTCTCGACCGCGGCGCCGCGCGAGCCGGTCCGCGCCGCGGCGACTCGCTTCAGCTCGTCCAGGAGCCGCCGGCCGACGCCGAGGGCCCAGCCCGTGTGCCCGATCGCTGACATGTTGACCAGGCCGAGGCGATAGACAGCGCCACCGTTGACCGGGGTGTCTGTGGTCGCGAGATAGGTGTACTCGTGCGGCACGTACACATCGGTGCAGTGGTAGTCGACGCTGTGGGTCGCGCGCAGCCCGAGCACGTCCCAGTTGCCGTCCAGGGTCACCTGCGACTTCGGCATCGCCAGGACCCGCAGTTCACCGGTGCCCTCGACCTGGATCGCACTGGGGATGTGGGTGGCGTGGGCCATCCCGGAGGCGAACTGCCACTGGCCGCTGACACGGTAGCCGCCCTCCACGGAGACGGCCCGCCCGGGGCGTGTGCCGTGCCCGGAGAGCAGCGCGTACTTCCCGTTCGACACCTCGGGGAACAGCTCGGCCGCCGCATCGCGGGCGAGGTACGCCGCGGTGGTCCCGGTCATCAGCTGCAGCGCGAACATGGTCCACCCGGCCGCGGCGTCGTGGTAGCTCGCCCGCTCCACCGCTTCGATCAGCTGCCGCGGCGCGAACTCGTATCCGCCCAGGCTCAGCGGGAGCTCGGCCCGTACGATCCCGGTGTCCAGCAACGCCTGCGCCGTATCCTGCGGCAGTCTTCCCAACTCCGCGGCAGCATCGGCCCGTTCGTCGAGCATCCCGCCGAGCGCATCGATCCGCTCCAGCACCCCCGCCAGTTCCCCACTGACATGCAGCCGACCCCTGTCCCCCATGAAATTCCTCTCCTTGTGGCCTGTTTCCAGATCGTCTCACGCACCCTGCCAGCGGCCCGGCGGCAGGCTTCAACCAGACGTGCCCAAACGGCTGTTGAGGTCATTGACCATGGCCACAGGGCAGCGATAACTGGTCGGTGCGGGTGCGCTCTCTGCCGCATCCGCCGCGCCCCGACAGCCTGTCCCAGCCTGCGGGGCGCTCGGCACAGGTGGTTCCTCCACACCGGCTGCTGGCGGCCACCTGCCAATCCGCGCACTGCGACAGCCCGGCGTGGGACCAGCAGAGCCAACTCCTGCGTTCCATGGGCACCTTCGGCCCGTCCCGTCAGGTGTGGATGGTGCGGATCGGTGCGCTCGATGCGGATGCGCTGCGCGCCCTACAGATCCTGTACACGGCAGCAGCCCGCTTCGGCACACACGTGTCGAACTGGCTCCGGCCCTCGCTCCCGAGCACTGGCACGGGGGCCGTCTTTGCCGACGGCGGCGAGCTCGCGCTACGTGCGGCAGCCCTCGCTGACCAAGGACGCCCGCTGGGGCAACTGCACCCGGCCTGCTCTTGCCTGGGTGCTCGACCACCGCCCGCCTGAGGGACCTCCCCAAGGAGCGCGACGTCGGATGGCTGACCCGACACGACCGAGCCGCCCGCCCGGTTCCCCGCGGCGGACGGCTCACGTCTCACGTGTTCAGAGGTCAAGATCGGCGGCGGCGACGTAAGCGTCCTCGGCCACTGGACGACACCGGCCCGAGCCGGCGGCGGGATTCGAACCCGCGTTGCTCTCTTGGCAGGAGAAGTAGCCGCAACCTGCGCACCTGAACGACATTGACCCTAGCCGCCGGGCACCCCAAGGGCACCCGGATTACACCGCCACCCCCCGACGCTCGCGCGCCACGAGGGACTCGTCGACCTGCCGGGGTCTCGCGGCTGCTGCCCCTCCGCATGACATGAGGCGAGGGAAGAGGGAGCGCTGAGCTCAGAGCGCCCCCGCAGCCCCATGGATTACGGCCCAGCTCGCTTGGTCCTGCGTATTCTCCCTTCAACTCGAACATGTTTCACTGCGAACATGACTGACACACCATCAGGTAATGAAGCGGACTACATCGTCGTGGGCGCAGGCAGCGCCGGTTGCATTGTGGCGCGCAGGCTCGCGGACACCGGCGCGAGTGTCATCCTGGTGGAGGCGGGAGCGAAGCGACTGGAGCGCTCGCGCGTCATCCGGGTCCCGGGGATGATCTCGATCATGCACTCCGTCCCCCAGGTGAAGAAGCGTTTCGACTGGGGCTACTACACCACTCCGCAGGAGCACGCAGCCGGCCGCCGCATTCCTGTCACCCGCGGCAAACTGCTCGGCGGCTCCAGCGCCATCAACGGCATGATCTTCGTCCGTGGCCACCGCCGCAACTACGACGACTGGGCCGCAGCCGGCTGCACCGGCTGGTCGCACGACGACATCTTGCCGTCCTTCAAGCGCATGGAGGACTGGGAAGACGGTGCGACCGAACACCGCGGCGCCGGCGGCCCCGTGGCGGTCACCCGGCAGAGTGGACTCACCCCGGCCTCCCACGCCTTGGTGGACGCCTTCAGCGACGCACTGGATTCACCCCGCAACGACGACTACAACGGCGCGGAACAAGCGGGCGTCGGCGTCGTGCAGATGAGCGCCCGCGACGGTGTCCGCTACAGCGCCGCGCAGGCCTACCTCGGTGACGGTCGGCCCGTCGGCCTGCGGATACGTTCAGCGGCCACGGTCACGCGCGTCATGCTGGAAGAGGGCCGGTGCGTGGGGGTGGAGATCGCCGACGGCAACCAGCGGCAGGTGCTGCGC
This Streptomyces sp. NBC_01283 DNA region includes the following protein-coding sequences:
- a CDS encoding LysR family transcriptional regulator; the encoded protein is MDVEALRTFMTVAETGQFQAAADELGISQQAVSKRIAALERHIEVRLLVRTSRGSRLSLDGQVFLPHAKKVLAAVEQAEQAVRPGSRPLRVDVLNRRISPAQAVYRFYRSHPGTDLDAVTLSRENAAEAAQAVLEGTVDASFRALPTDQIPAGISAERLLDAPVELLVGPGHPLAGAPWVSPADLAGHRIWIPGIRPGTEWAAFYQALSEAFGLSIDALGPHFGDEVLMDALADSASLATLIGSGDRYLWPQSHDLRRIPLHDPTPVYPHMLLFRSGDQHPVLTALRDHLRTAGRRTPHDVWAPDWVER
- a CDS encoding MFS transporter — translated: MTKKSSPGGTVPLPVPLTTANATELPDPKRWWALAVIAGAQLMVILDGTIVNIALPSVQDGLGMSDANRQWVITAYSLAFGGLLLLGGRIADLVGRKRTFMIGLIGFAAASALGGAADGPGTLFAARALQGACAAVLAPSALSLLTTTFTDPAERGRAFGIYGALAGGGSAIGLLVGGLLTEYATWRWCLYVNVPIALAALGGALALLKDSPGQRGVRLDIPGALLASGGLVAIVYGSSDAESAGWADPLVLTLFATGVVLLAVFVWWQSHAKHPMLPLHIVRDRTRAAALATMGLATVAMFGAFLFLTYYLQAILDYSPLRTGLAFLPMSVTIVIGATQIAARLLPHTAPRNLMAPGMLLAAVGMLLLTRLSVDSAYTTGVLPALVLLGLGMGLTFMPVYATATAGVAPKDAGVTSATVSTFQQIGGSLGTVLLNTIASSAATRYIDAHPSRSRGLGEGMVHGFTVAAWWSAGVLLLAALVAAMAKTPEKP
- a CDS encoding transposase family protein; this encodes MTKTKEHAGDTVSLVDQCRLPLSPHTVHYLADLLRRHLKAIRSRWRALPPGRIATIVLAVLRHDQRLADMAGGNDISATTIRRWRDELIHLLVAKAPRLDRALKTIAKRGGEVVLIDGTLNPTQRRAGKANRLNYSGKHRRHGLHVIALTDERGRLVWIPAARPGRTHDIPPPAATRSWPTCVRPPSAPWPTSALSA
- a CDS encoding acyl-CoA dehydrogenase family protein: MGDRGRLHVSGELAGVLERIDALGGMLDERADAAAELGRLPQDTAQALLDTGIVRAELPLSLGGYEFAPRQLIEAVERASYHDAAAGWTMFALQLMTGTTAAYLARDAAAELFPEVSNGKYALLSGHGTRPGRAVSVEGGYRVSGQWQFASGMAHATHIPSAIQVEGTGELRVLAMPKSQVTLDGNWDVLGLRATHSVDYHCTDVYVPHEYTYLATTDTPVNGGAVYRLGLVNMSAIGHTGWALGVGRRLLDELKRVAAARTGSRGAAVETSHFHAEYATAEAGLRAARAWMNDVWRDIEQTLDQGGLPSTEQDTLIRLVLNHTTSTVCEVGRTVHRWAGSAAIRRGPVDRFLRDLGTGAQHITSSPVVLQNCGKWLSGARPDARWSFLDLT